CTGCACCGCGATCCTGGCTGTCGACCTCGAAGATACCTTCGGTGCCTATGACACGGATACCCTGGTTGACAATCGCCTCGAATCCATCGGGGAGAATCCACGATGCATCGACCGTGAACGTGGCGCCGTTTTCGAACACGATCTGCGAAGACAGGCTGTCCCAGAATTCAAGCCCGAGGCTCCTGAGTTTCTCGCGCCTACCGGTGGCGAACACCTTGACAGCATTCGACTTGATTACCCAGCGGATAAGATCGACAAAATGCGTTCCGATGAACCAGAACGGTGATGAATCCTTTGGCCAGTTTTTGAACCAGTCGCGGGAGACCTCGATTCTATCCTCCATGTAGCCATACCCGTACTGGATTTTCCCCAGTTCCCCTTCGCGGACAGCACGTTCGAGCTCGATGTGGTACATGTCGAGACGTTTATGGTAATCCACCATGAATATCTGGCCGGGCCGCTCCTGAGAGGTTTTGAGAATCCTGCGGCAGTCCTTCATGGTTGTGGCCATGGGTTTTTCGCAGAGGACATGACACCCCATCTCGAGGCCGGTAACAGCTATGTCGGCATGGAGTGAATCGGGAGTGACCACGCTGATCGCATCGAGTTTTTCCTTCTCGATCATTTCACGATAATCGGCATAGGGTTTTATGCCGTATTCCTTCGCGGCTTTGTTCCGCTTTTCCTCGACAAGGTCGGCGATTGCAACCAGTTGTGCTTTGCCCTCGTTCTGAACCTGGGTAAAAGCCTTGAGGTGCCACTGCCCGAAAATTCCACCGCCTACTATGCCAATTCGCAAAACTTTCGACATTTCATACACTCCTTTTGTAAATTAATGATAATTAAACAGATAATTCCCCAGTTATACTCATTCAATTAAAATGATCGATTTATGTAAATATACTGATGAAAATAATTTTTGATTTTTTTTCGGCCTTGAGCCTGTGACGGTATGAGCCGTGAAAATAAACCGACTCCCCCTCATCGAGCCTGATAACCTTGTCTTCAATTTCCACAGTTATATTCCCTGACAGTACATGGGCAAACTCATTGCCGTCAAACGAGTCATGCGGCGCGGTCGTCATCCCTTCATCCATCTCCGTGATGTAAATTGATACGCGCTTATCCATCATAATCGGGGCAAAATCATGCAGAGTTACACCCTCGGCGGAAATGAGCTTCTGTTTGTTTTTTTCAATTTTGAAGATACGGGGTTCGGCCACATCCTCGATAAGATAGGTCAGTGTGGTATTGAGGGCTTTTGCAATTTCGAGTATCGTGCTTAGTTTAGGGCTGTAT
The bacterium DNA segment above includes these coding regions:
- a CDS encoding XRE family transcriptional regulator, which gives rise to MSKESTFTKRINVVGRRINTLRLSRNMSIEDLSKKTSVSSVTISNIEKGIYSPKLSTILEIAKALNTTLTYLIEDVAEPRIFKIEKNKQKLISAEGVTLHDFAPIMMDKRVSIYITEMDEGMTTAPHDSFDGNEFAHVLSGNITVEIEDKVIRLDEGESVYFHGSYRHRLKAEKKSKIIFISIFT
- a CDS encoding Gfo/Idh/MocA family oxidoreductase, with protein sequence MSKVLRIGIVGGGIFGQWHLKAFTQVQNEGKAQLVAIADLVEEKRNKAAKEYGIKPYADYREMIEKEKLDAISVVTPDSLHADIAVTGLEMGCHVLCEKPMATTMKDCRRILKTSQERPGQIFMVDYHKRLDMYHIELERAVREGELGKIQYGYGYMEDRIEVSRDWFKNWPKDSSPFWFIGTHFVDLIRWVIKSNAVKVFATGRREKLRSLGLEFWDSLSSQIVFENGATFTVDASWILPDGFEAIVNQGIRVIGTEGIFEVDSQDRGAGGCLKGKTQQSYNLGVYAEKHTPDGRTRYGGYGIESIMEFAYHVDHVLNGGSLADLKGLYADAVDGIEVAKICIATHMSAEAGGKVIELNTL